One Elusimicrobiota bacterium genomic window, AACGTTCTATTCTTCCCTTTGCTTGTGGAGAATGAGCATAAATTATTTTTATCCCTAACTCCTGCATTGCTCTTGCAAATTGTGTCATACCTTCTCCTCTTGCAACTTTGTAAATAGTATCTTTATCAACGTACAAAGCCACTGGACAACCGTATATTTTTATATATTCCTGTGTTATTCTCATTAATGCTTCTGTTGTTTCACCTTCTGTAAATTTTAAAAATACCCTATTTGAAGCATCATCAATAAAACCAATTAATACACACTTTGGAGCTCTTCCTTCAAACCAATCGTGATGTGAACCATCCAGTTGAACTAGTTCTCCTATACAGTCTCTTCTTTCTCTCCAGCTTCGATGCTTTGTTTTTCGTTTTTTTGTTTTCCATAAGTCAGCTTCAATAAGTATTTTCCTGACAGACTCACTAGAAACTTTAATATTTTCATTTTCACTAAGCTTTTCTGCTAAAAAAGTAGGCTTAAAATCAATATATTTAGTTTTTGCAAGTTGGATAATTCTTAACTTTATTGCTTCTGAAAGCCTTTTTCTCGATGGTTTTCCTCTAGATTTATGAATTACCCCTTTTAAACCCTCTTTTTTAACTCTTTTTACTAATCTTCTTATTTGTCTCGTGCTTAAATTAAGGCATTCGGAGGCTTGTTTTTGTGTTATTTGTTT contains:
- a CDS encoding ISNCY family transposase encodes the protein MKQGVLIVTIQEVNKFKIVNDIIYKQITQKQASECLNLSTRQIRRLVKRVKKEGLKGVIHKSRGKPSRKRLSEAIKLRIIQLAKTKYIDFKPTFLAEKLSENENIKVSSESVRKILIEADLWKTKKRKTKHRSWRERRDCIGELVQLDGSHHDWFEGRAPKCVLIGFIDDASNRVFLKFTEGETTEALMRITQEYIKIYGCPVALYVDKDTIYKVARGEGMTQFARAMQELGIKIIYAHSPQAKGRIERSFKTHQDRLVKELRLNNISSIKEANKFLERKYIKEHNEKFMVKPKNDYDMHRKLPSKINLSKTFSKHSKRSIANDYTLKYKGRVFQILDTPNSRDIILNNKAIVEENLEGSIRIKYKDKYLKYKEISEKHTASYSRWIWVPSKTG